A genomic region of Candidatus Zixiibacteriota bacterium contains the following coding sequences:
- a CDS encoding DUF4397 domain-containing protein yields MKKLQTTLMILFTLLTVNLFADGNARLQVIHNSADPAAETVDIYVNGALFQDDFMFRTATPFVDVPSGVELNIGVAPGKSTGPGDIIATIPVTLAEGQTYAAIANGVLDPSQFAGNPDGEVTAFNLFLKKNVRESAFFNRFVEFLVFHGATDAPEIDVRVQNIFRSRLVNDLMYGEFSWYKRVFPGSFVVDITPADDKNTVVASFEIDLSGLGGGAAIVFASGFLNPGANQDGQAFGLFAALPDGTVVEFPQVVPTAELQVIHNSSDPAANVVDIYVNGSLFQDDFAFRTATPFVEVPAGVELAIGVAGGNSSGPEDIIATIPVTLDADETYVAIANGVLDPNSFAENPDGRSIAFDLYAKDGIRTDARWFHRTDFLVFHGATDAPAVDVIVRDSYYGKIVDDASYGDFTNYLSVRPNEYILDVTPGNDNSTVVASFVADLTGLGGGSAVVFASGFLNPGANQDGQAFGLFAALADGTVVEFPAVDPETPEARLQVIHNSADPAAEVVDIYVNDDLFLNDFAFRDATPFVNVPAEVELGIGIAGSDSEGPEDIIATIPVTLENNQTYVAFANGVLDPGMFAENPDGRSIAFDLYAIDNVREEARWGFLVDLLVFHGSSDAPGVDVIARGWWSFRLINDLFYGDFADYRSVFAQKYQLDVTPSFDNSTVVASFEADLSGLKGGSAIVFASGFLNPSANQDGATFGLFAALPDGTVIELPAVSGGYALTNPTMKLNSNVPQSFELGQNYPNPFNPTTSISFSLPEPGNVSLKVYNVLGQEVETLVSGYRDAGIHTVDFDASRMASGVYFYRITTDNFSESRKMMLLK; encoded by the coding sequence ATGAAAAAATTGCAAACTACACTGATGATTCTGTTCACACTGCTGACAGTGAACCTGTTCGCGGACGGCAATGCCCGTCTGCAGGTAATCCACAACTCGGCCGATCCGGCCGCTGAAACGGTCGATATCTACGTTAACGGCGCTCTTTTCCAGGATGATTTCATGTTCCGCACAGCCACCCCGTTTGTGGATGTGCCGTCCGGAGTCGAACTCAATATCGGTGTCGCTCCGGGCAAGAGCACTGGTCCCGGCGACATCATCGCTACAATCCCGGTAACTCTGGCCGAGGGTCAGACTTATGCCGCAATCGCCAATGGTGTACTGGACCCGTCGCAGTTCGCGGGCAATCCTGACGGTGAAGTGACCGCTTTCAATCTGTTCCTTAAAAAGAATGTGCGCGAATCTGCTTTCTTTAATAGATTTGTCGAATTCCTGGTATTCCACGGCGCGACTGATGCCCCGGAAATCGATGTTCGTGTGCAGAACATTTTCAGGAGCCGTCTTGTCAACGACCTGATGTACGGCGAGTTCAGCTGGTACAAGCGTGTCTTCCCGGGCAGTTTCGTGGTTGATATCACTCCTGCCGATGACAAAAATACGGTTGTTGCTTCCTTTGAGATTGATCTCTCCGGTCTGGGTGGCGGAGCGGCCATAGTTTTCGCATCCGGTTTTCTGAATCCGGGTGCCAACCAGGATGGCCAGGCTTTTGGCCTGTTCGCGGCTCTTCCCGATGGTACCGTGGTTGAGTTCCCGCAGGTGGTTCCGACCGCCGAACTGCAGGTCATTCATAACTCCTCTGACCCGGCCGCGAATGTGGTAGATATCTATGTGAATGGCAGTCTCTTCCAGGATGATTTCGCTTTCCGTACAGCTACCCCGTTTGTCGAGGTCCCTGCTGGAGTCGAACTGGCGATAGGTGTAGCCGGCGGTAACAGCTCCGGCCCGGAAGACATAATCGCAACTATCCCGGTCACCCTTGACGCTGATGAAACCTATGTAGCCATCGCCAACGGTGTGCTCGATCCAAACAGTTTCGCCGAGAATCCGGATGGTCGTTCGATCGCTTTTGATCTCTATGCCAAAGACGGTATCCGCACAGATGCGCGCTGGTTCCACAGGACCGACTTTCTTGTCTTCCACGGCGCAACCGATGCCCCGGCTGTCGACGTCATCGTGCGCGACAGTTACTACGGCAAGATAGTCGACGATGCTTCCTATGGCGATTTCACCAACTATCTTTCTGTGCGACCGAACGAATATATACTTGATGTCACACCGGGTAATGACAACAGCACCGTAGTTGCTTCATTTGTGGCAGATCTGACCGGTCTGGGCGGGGGTTCCGCGGTTGTCTTCGCCTCCGGTTTTTTGAATCCGGGTGCCAACCAGGATGGCCAGGCTTTTGGCCTGTTCGCGGCTTTAGCTGATGGTACCGTGGTTGAATTCCCGGCTGTCGATCCGGAAACTCCGGAAGCCCGACTGCAGGTAATCCACAATTCCGCTGATCCGGCTGCTGAGGTTGTCGACATCTATGTGAATGATGACCTGTTTTTGAATGATTTCGCTTTCCGCGATGCCACACCGTTTGTGAATGTTCCGGCGGAAGTCGAGCTGGGAATCGGGATCGCCGGTTCTGACAGCGAGGGTCCTGAAGACATCATCGCTACTATACCGGTAACTCTCGAGAATAACCAGACCTATGTCGCGTTCGCCAACGGCGTCCTCGATCCGGGTATGTTTGCTGAAAACCCCGATGGCCGTTCGATCGCTTTCGATCTGTACGCGATTGACAACGTTCGCGAAGAAGCCAGGTGGGGCTTTCTGGTCGACTTGCTGGTTTTCCACGGTTCCTCCGATGCCCCGGGTGTCGATGTGATCGCCCGTGGATGGTGGAGCTTCAGGCTGATTAATGACCTGTTCTATGGCGACTTTGCTGATTACAGGTCGGTCTTCGCCCAGAAGTATCAACTCGACGTCACTCCTTCCTTTGACAATTCGACCGTGGTAGCTTCTTTTGAAGCTGACTTGAGCGGTTTGAAGGGCGGTTCGGCCATAGTGTTTGCTTCCGGATTTTTGAACCCGTCGGCTAACCAGGATGGTGCAACGTTTGGTCTGTTCGCGGCTCTTCCCGACGGCACCGTGATTGAACTCCCGGCTGTCAGTGGCGGTTACGCCCTGACCAATCCGACCATGAAGCTGAACTCCAATGTTCCGCAGAGCTTCGAACTGGGCCAGAATTATCCCAACCCGTTCAACCCGACTACCAGTATATCCTTTTCATTGCCGGAACCGGGCAACGTCAGCCTGAAGGTCTATAACGTGCTCGGACAGGAAGTCGAAACC
- a CDS encoding fasciclin domain-containing protein produces KGEGPFTVFAPTDEAFAKLPKGAIEALLNDKEKLAAVLTYHVVPGKVMASDVVKVDKAQTLNGQDLKVKVDKEMVMVDNANVVATDILCSNGVIHVIDEVILPEMKEKK; encoded by the coding sequence AAGGGTGAGGGTCCCTTCACTGTTTTCGCTCCTACCGATGAAGCTTTTGCCAAGCTTCCTAAAGGCGCGATCGAGGCTCTTTTGAATGATAAAGAGAAATTGGCTGCCGTGCTGACTTACCATGTTGTGCCTGGAAAAGTAATGGCTTCGGACGTGGTCAAAGTCGATAAGGCTCAGACTCTCAACGGCCAGGATTTAAAGGTCAAGGTCGACAAGGAGATGGTCATGGTTGACAATGCCAATGTCGTAGCCACTGATATTCTCTGCTCCAACGGTGTAATTCATGTAATCGACGAAGTAATCCTGCCTGAAATGAAGGAGAAGAAGTAA